One Xyrauchen texanus isolate HMW12.3.18 chromosome 46, RBS_HiC_50CHRs, whole genome shotgun sequence DNA segment encodes these proteins:
- the LOC127637975 gene encoding synaptic vesicle glycoprotein 2B-like produces the protein MARRGHEDKEPLLQVSHEDEDGDLVSSNKKLSYEVAVEEAGFGLFHWLLLVICGWANASDAVEILCVSFLLPTARCDLQLSSGDMGVLTASIFLGMMVGGYVWGYLADRRGRRNVLVVSLTVNGTFGAVASLAPSFWLFLLLRFFSGVGVGGSIPVIFSYFSEFQPRMRRGAMISALATFWMAGNILAAGVAWLVIPRTYLNTHLGWLDFQSWRLFVVLCSVPSLSSALIFKLFMPESPKFLMEAGREKEALSVFQKMFRLNNRGVVKPFPAQGLVIRSKNEEKIRPSTGSRSERFSGLFKQALSPIKQLFVEPLASRSVVLLIIFYCISFGYYGLWMWFPELFKRAEDGGSPCANASSIQSSKNESCYPVKTAVYMEGFVTAASNLPGNIFTIWFMDKIGGKILLSVSLMVSSVSVFVIYLVKTKSQSLLVSCVFSGVSVISWNALDVVGTELYPTQLRSSALGFFTGVGRVAAIMGNVVFGQLVDSNCAVPLLLVSALLLAGGLAALRLPQTKQTDLA, from the exons GTGATCTGGTGTCCAGCAACAAGAAGCTCTCTTATGAGGTGGCAGTCGAGGAAGCAG GGTTCGGGCTCTTCCACTGGCTGCTGTTGGTCATCTGTGGGTGGGCAAATGCCAGTGATGCCGTGGAGATCCTATGTGTGTCCTTTCTCCTGCCCACAGCACGCTGTGACCTTCAACTCAGCTCAGGCGACATGGGAGTCCTCACTGCCAGCATTTTCCTCG GTATGATGGTAGGCGGTTACGTTTGGGGGTATCTGGCCGATCGCAGAGGGAGACGCAACGTTCTGGTCGTGTCTCTAACAGTGAACGGCACGTTTGGGGCCGTGGCGAGTTTGGCCCCGAGTTTCTGGCTCTTTTTGCTTCTGCGGTTCTTCAGTGGAGTCGG AGTTGGTGGATCCATTCCTGTGATCTTCTCGTATTTTTCCGAGTTCCAGCCACGAATGCGGAGGGGAGCTATGATTAGCGCTCTCGCCACCTTCTGGATGGCTGGAAATATTTTGGCAGCTG GTGTGGCTTGGTTGGTCATCCCCAGGACATATCTTAACACTCATTTGGGCTGGTTGGATTTCCAAAGTTGGCGTCTTTTCGTGGTCCTCTGCTCAGTCCCCAGTCTCTCATCAGCACTGATCTTCAAACTATTCATGCCAGAGAGCCCCAAGTTCCTCATGGAG GCTGGGCGTGAGAAAGAGGCGCTGTCTGTGTTCCAGAAGATGTTTAGACTGAACAACAGAGGTGTCGTTAAACCATTTCCT GCACAAGGGCTTGTGATCAGATCTAAAAATGAAGAGAAGATCAGACCCAGTACAGGCTCAAGATCTGAACGTTTCAGTGGCCTTTTCAAACAG GCATTATCCCCCATTAAGCAGCTCTTCGTTGAACCACTAGCTTCCAGAAGTGTTGTTCTGCTGATAATATTCTACTGCATTTCATTTGG GTATTATGGGTTATGGATGTGGTTTCCGGAGTTGTTTAAGAGAGCTGAAGATGGAGGGTCTCCATGTGCCAACGCATCTAGCATCCAAAGCTCAAAGAATGAAAGCTGCTACCCTGTCAAAACTGCTG tCTACATGGAGGGTTTCGTAACTGCAGCCTCAAACTTGCCAGGAAACATCTTTACGATCTGGTTCATGGACAAGATTGGAGGGAAAATCCTGCTCT CTGTCAGTCTGATGGTGTCCAGCGTGAGTGTGTTTGTCATCTATTTGGTAAAGACTAAATCTCAGAGTCTGCTCGTGTCCTGTGTGTTCAGCGGCGTCTCTGTCATCTCCTGGAACGCTCTGGACGTGGTGGGGACGGAGCTCTATCCAACACAACTACG ctCCTCAGCTCTGGGATTTTTCACTGGAGTGGGCCGTGTGGCAGCGATCATGGGAAATGTCGTTTTTGGGCAGCTGGTGGACTCTAACTGTGCTGTACCTCTGCTGCTGGTCTCTGCCCTCCTGCTGGCGGGAGGACTCGCGGCTTTACGTCTGCCACAAACTAAACAAACTGATCTTGCATGA